The following proteins are co-located in the Gorilla gorilla gorilla isolate KB3781 chromosome 7, NHGRI_mGorGor1-v2.1_pri, whole genome shotgun sequence genome:
- the LOC134759002 gene encoding protein FAM90A15-like yields the protein MMARRDPKSWAKRLVRAQTLQKQRRAPVGPRAPPPDEEDPRLKCKNCGAFGHTARSTRCPMKCWKAALVPATLGKKEGKENLKPWKPQVEANPGPLNKDKGEKEERPRQQDPQRKALLHIFSGKAPEKPLPNRKGSTESSDYLRVASGPMPVHTTSKRPRVDPVPADRSATEMSGRGSVLASLSPLRKASLSSSSSLGPKERQTGAAADIPQPAVRHQGPEPLLVVKPTHCSPEGGCREVPQAASKTHGPLQAIRPQAQDKRPAVTSQPCPPAATHSLGLGSNLSFGPGAKRPAQAPIQACLNFPKKPRLGPFQIPESVIQGGELGAPENLQPPPAATELGPSTSPQMGRRTPAQVPSVDRQPPHSRPCLPTAQACTMSYHPAASHDGAQPLRVLFQRLENGRWSSSLLAAPSFPSPEKPGGFLAQSPHVSEKSEGPCVRVPPSVLYEDLQVSSSSEDSDSDLE from the exons ATGATGGCACGTCGGGACCCCAAATCTTGGGCCAAGAGACTGGTGAGAGCCCAGACCCTCCAGAAGCAGCGGAGGGCCCCAGTTGGGCCAAGGGCTCCCCCGCCCGATGAAGAAGATCCCAGG CTCAAGTGCAAAAACTGCGGGGCCTTTGGCCACACGGCCAGAAGTACCAGGTGCCCCATGAAGTGCTGGAAGGCAGCCCTGGTTCCAGCGACCttggggaaaaaggaagggaaggaaaacctGAAACCATGGAAGCCCCAGGTTGAAGCCAACCCGGGGCCCTTGAACAAGgataagggagagaaggaagagagaccaaG GCAACAAGACCCGCAGAGGAAGGCTCTCCTCCACATATTTTCCGGGAAAGCTCCAGAGAAGCCGCTGCCGAATCGAAAAGGATCCACGGAATCTTCTGATTATCTGAGG GTTGCAAGCGGGCCAATGCCGGTCCACACAACCAGTAAGAGGCCGCGCGTGGACCCTGTCCCCGCTGATCGCTCAGCTACCGAAATGTCTGGCAGGGGCTCCGTCTTGGCTTCACTGTCTCCCCTCAGAAAAGCCAGTCTGAGCTCCTCCTCAAGTCTCGGACCAAAGGAAAGACAGACAGGGGCTGCGGCCGACATCCCTCAGCCTGCCGTCAGGCACCAGGGCCCCGAGCCTCTCCTCGTGGTGAAGCCGACACACTGCAGCCCTGAGGGTGGCTGCCGAGAAGTTCCCCAGGCTGCCTCCAAAACGCACGGCCCGCTCCAGGCCATCAGACCCCAGGCACAGGACAAACGTCCTGCGGTGACCTCACAGCCCTGCCCGCCAGCCGCCACACACAGCTTGGGCCTAGGCTCCAATCTCAGCTTCGGGCCAGGAGCCAAGAGACCGGCCCAGGCTCCGATTCAGGCTTGCCTGAACTTCCCCAAGAAACCGAGACTGGGTCCCTTCCAGATCCCCGAAAGCGTCATCCAGGGAGGTGAGCTGGGGGCCCCGGAGAATCTCCAACCTCCGCCAGCCGCAACCGAACTTGGACCAAGTACGTCACCCCAGATGGGCAGGAGGACACCGGCCCAGGTGCCCAGCGTCGACCGGCAGCCTCCGCACAGCAGACCTTGCCTGCCTACTGCCCAGGCCTGCACCATGTCCTATCACCCAGCGGCCAGCCATGATGGGgcccagcctctcagagtgctctTCCAGAGACTGGAAAACGGACGCTGGAGCTCCAGCCTCCTGGCGGCCccctcatttccctctcctgagAAGCCGGGAGGCTTCCTCGCTCAGAGCCCTCATGTGTCAGAGAAGTCTGAGGGTCCCTGTGTTCGTGTCCCACCGAGCGTCCTCTATGAGGACCTTCAGGTTTCCTCCTCCTCAGAGGACAGCGATTCTGACCTGGAGTGA
- the LOC134759001 gene encoding protein FAM90A15-like has translation MKCWKAALVPATLGKKEGKENLKPWKPQVEANPGPLNKDKGEKEERPRQQDPQRKALLHIFSGKAPEKPLPNRKGSTESSDYLRVASGPMPVHTTSKRPRVDPVPADRSATEMSGRGSVLASLSPLRKASLSSSSSLGPKERQTGAAADIPQPAVRHQGPEPLLVVKPTHCSPEGGCREVPQAASKTHGPLQAIRPQAQDKRPAVTSQPCPPAATHSLGLGSNLSFGPGAKRPAQAPIQACLNFPKKPRLGPFQIPESAIQGGELGAPENLQPPPAATELGPSTSPQMDRRTPAQVPSVDRHPPQSRPCLPTAQACTMSHHPAASHDGAQPLRVLFRRLENGRWSSSLLAAPSFPSPEKPGGFLAQSPHVSEKSEGPCVRVPPSVLYEDLQVSSSSEDSDSDLE, from the exons ATGAAGTGCTGGAAGGCAGCCCTGGTTCCAGCGACCttggggaaaaaggaagggaaggaaaacctGAAACCATGGAAGCCCCAGGTTGAAGCCAACCCGGGGCCCTTGAACAAGgataagggagagaaggaagagagaccaaG GCAACAAGACCCGCAGAGGAAGGCTCTCCTCCACATATTTTCCGGGAAAGCTCCAGAGAAGCCGCTGCCGAATCGAAAAGGATCCACGGAATCTTCTGATTATCTGAGG GTTGCAAGCGGGCCAATGCCGGTCCACACAACCAGTAAGAGGCCGCGCGTGGACCCTGTCCCCGCTGATCGCTCAGCTACCGAAATGTCTGGCAGGGGCTCCGTCTTGGCTTCACTGTCTCCCCTCAGAAAAGCCAGTCTGAGCTCCTCCTCAAGTCTCGGACCAAAGGAAAGACAGACAGGGGCTGCGGCCGACATCCCTCAGCCTGCCGTCAGGCACCAGGGCCCCGAGCCTCTCCTCGTGGTGAAGCCGACACACTGCAGCCCTGAGGGTGGCTGCCGAGAAGTTCCCCAGGCTGCCTCCAAAACGCACGGCCCGCTCCAGGCCATCAGACCCCAGGCACAAGACAAACGTCCTGCGGTGACCTCACAGCCCTGCCCGCCAGCCGCCACACACAGCTTGGGCCTAGGCTCCAATCTCAGCTTCGGGCCAGGAGCCAAGAGACCTGCCCAGGCTCCGATTCAGGCTTGCCTGAACTTCCCCAAGAAACCGAGACTGGGTCCCTTCCAGATCCCCGAAAGCGCCATCCAGGGAGGTGAGCTGGGGGCCCCAGAGAATCTCCAACCTCCGCCAGCCGCAACCGAACTTGGACCAAGTACGTCGCCCCAGATGGACAGGAGGACACCGGCCCAGGTGCCCAGCGTCGACCGGCACCCTCCGCAGAGCAGACCTTGCCTGCCTACTGCCCAGGCCTGCACCATGTCCCATCACCCAGCGGCCAGCCATGATGGGgcccagcctctcagagtgctctTCCGGAGACTGGAAAACGGACGCTGGAGCTCCAGCCTCCTGGCGGCCccctcatttccctctcctgagAAGCCGGGAGGCTTCCTCGCTCAGAGCCCTCATGTGTCAGAGAAGTCTGAGGGTCCCTGTGTTCGTGTCCCACCGAGCGTCCTCTATGAGGACCTTCAGGTTTCCTCCTCCTCAGAGGACAGCGATTCTGACCTGGAGTGA